The nucleotide sequence ATCGGATGGGCGATGGCCGCGGTGGTGGCGGGAATGGCAACCAGCGCTTTGCTCCTCTGAACAGTTGGCCCGACAATGTCAACCTTGATAAAGCACGTCGTCTTCTTTGGCCGATTAAACAGAAATATGGAAAGCAAATCTCATGGGCCGATCTGATCATTCTGGCGGGCAACTGTGCGTTGGAGTGTATGGGCTTCAAGACATTTGGCTTTGCCGGTGGCCGTGAAGATATCTGGGAACCGGAAAAGGATATTTACTGGGGAGCAGAAAAAGAGTGGCTGGCAACCAGTGACAAGCCGGATAGCCGTTACTCGGGAGAGCGGGATCTGGATAACCCTCTTGCTGCGGTGCAGATGGGCCTGATCTACGTTAACCCTGAAGGGCCTGATGGTAACCCTGACCCTGTAGCATCGGGAAAAGACGTGCGCGAAACCTTCGCCCGCATGGCGATGAACGACGAAGAGACCGTTGCTTTAGTGGCCGGAGGGCACACGTTTGGCAAGTGTCATGGCGCAGGCGATCCTTCTCATGTCGGGCCGGAACCTGAAGCGGCACCACTTGAAGAACAGGGGCTCGGTTGGAAGAGCAGCTTTGGCTGTGGTAAGGCCGGGGATGCCATAACCAGCGGTATTGAAGGAGCGTGGAAGCCGAATCCGACGACCTGGGATATGGGCTACCTGAAAGTGCTGTTCAAGTATGAATGGGAGCTGGTCAAGAGTCCGGCCGGGGCGAATCAATGGCTTGCTAAGGATGTTGATGATGAAGATATGGTGGAGGATGCGGTCGATCCGAGCAAAAAAGTTCGCCCGATGATGACCACCGCCGACTTGTCCCTGAAGTTTGATCCGATCTACGAACCCATCGCCAGGGATTATCTGGCAAATCCCGAAAAATTTGCAGATGCCTTCGCCCGTGCCTGGTTCAAGCTGACTCATCGTGATATGGGCCCTCGCTCACGCTATCTTGGCCCGGAAGTGCCGGAAGAGGATCTGATCTGGCAGGACCCGGTGCCAGCGGTTGATCATCCGTTGATTGATGATGCGGATATTGCCAGTCTTAAAGCGGCCATTCTCAGTACCGGCCTTTCTGTGGCTGAGCTGGTTTCCACGGCCTGGGCTTCAGCCTCGACATTCCGTGGTTCAGATAAACGGGGCGGCGCCAATGGCGCACGCATTAGGCTTGCTCCCCAGAAGGATTGGGAGGTGAACCAACCGAAAATTCTGGATGCCGTTTTGCAAAAACTTGGCTCGGTTCAGCAGCAGTTTAATGCCGCTCAGGCCGGAAACAAAAAGGTGTCACTCGCCGACCTGATCGTGCTGGGTGGTTGCGCTGCTGTCGAGCAGGCCGCAAGGGTCGCAGGTTGTCCCGTAACCGTGCCGTTTTCACCGGGGCGTACAGATGCAACCGCTGAGCAGACCGATGTTGAGGCATTTGCCGTTCTGGAACCGGTGGCAGATGGTTTTCGTAATTATTTGCAAAGAACATTCTCAGTCAATGCAGAAGAGCTATTGATCGACAAAGCGCAATTGCTGAATCTCACAGCCCCTGAAATGACCGTTTTGATTGGTGGTTTGCGTGTGCTTGGTGGCAATTACGGCGAGTCTTCTCATGGTTTCTTTACCGCACAACCAGGAAAGTTGACCAATGATTTCTTTATTAATCTGCTCGATATGAAGACGGTCTGGAACCCAACGGTCGATAAAAATGTCTTTGAGGGCCGGGACAGAGCCTCTGGTGAACTCAAATGGACTGGCTCCCGCATTGATCTGGTGTTTGGTGCCAATTCACAATTGAGAGCTTTGGCGGAAGTCTATGGATGCGAGGACTCTCAAGAAAAATTCGTCAACGATTTCGTCCGTGCCTGGAACAAAGTAATGAACCTCGATCGCTTTGATTTGTCCTGAATGGAGAAGATTATTGAGTTGAAGTAGAGGTTTATTTACATAGCTGACTGATGAAAAGACCGATGTGTCGTGTGATGCATCGGCCTTTTTCTGTTTAGCGAAATCATTAGAATTATTGATATTTGTAGTTTGTTTATATACTCTCGTTGGTGTTTTTTTAGATATTGGTCTTTGGGGGAAGCCATCTCTAGACTTAACCCTGTCGCTTCATGGGAAAGTGCCGAGTCTCGGGATATAAATGTTGCAACGCAAGACCTGACCCTCTGTCTTTCTTGGTTTGTTTATATACCCTCGTTGGTGTTTTTTAGATATTAGTCTTTGGGGGAAGCCATGGGTTCTACCCCGAATTTACGGACACTTCAAAAAAGCCTATAGTGGGCTAAAGGAGTGTTTATGTCTAAGAGAAGAAAATTCAGTCAGGAATTTAAACGTGGGGCAGTAGAACAGGCTTGCCAGCCTAATGTCAGTTGCGCTCAGGTTGCAAGAGAACTCGGTATCAATGCCAACCTGCTTTCACGGTGGAAGCGAGAGGCTGAGGCAGAGGGCCGCCATGCCTTTGGCGGGACTGGAAATCCCAGAGATGATGAGGTTGCAGCTCTTAAACGTGAATTAGCCCGGGTAAAAAAGGAACGGGATTTTTTACGCGAAGCGGCAACGTTCTTTGCCAGGGAGTCGTCCTGAAGTATCAGGCGGTTCAACGTTGTCGCAATGAATTTCCTATTCGCTTGATGTGTCGTTGCCTCAAAGTTTCTCACAGTGGTTATTATGACTGGGAGAAAAGATCCCCCAGTACACGACAGATTGACAACGAGCGTCTACTGAAGCGCATTCGTGAAATCCATGAAGACAGCAACGGTGCCATTGGTGTTCCGCGTATGCATGAAGACCTTCGGGAAACCGGAGAGACTGCAAGTAAAAATCGCATTGCTCGTTTAATGGCTTCAGCCGGACTTCAAGGCTGGCCGCGAAAGAAAAAACGAGGTCGATATCACACACCAGTTGTAGTCCCTGCCGATGTTCAGAATCAGTTGCAGCGTGATTTTAAGGCATTGGAACCAGAACAAAAATGGGTCACAGACATCACAGAACTCAAGACCGGCGAAGGAAAACTTTATCTGTGTGTTGTCATCGATCTGTTCAGCAAGTTGGTCGTTGGCTGGTCAATGCACCATCGCCAAGACCGGCAGATGGTGATCCGTGCCGTTGAAATGGCCGTGTGGCAACGTCAAGAAAGTAACCATGTGATTTTGCATTCGGATCGCGGCAGTCAATTTCGCAGCACGGACTACCAAAGATTCTTGAAGGAGAACGCCTTGGTTTGCTCCATGAGTGCTGTTGGTCATTGTGGAGATAACGCAGCCTGCGAGGGATTCTTTGGTGTTCTCAAGCGAGAACGCACAAATCGGATGAGATATCCGACAATGGATGCCGCCAAAGCGGATCTATTCAACTATATTGAACGCTTCCATAATCCACGAATGAGGAAAAGGATTGCTAGACGTGATATGGAGTTTCAGTTGTTTTCAAGCCGTCCGTAGAAACGGGGTATAACCCGGTTTTCACGATTTATTGGTAAAATCTGTCGAGAGAGGAAGCTCATACCAACAGATAGTGAACGAATATAACAACCAGCTTGGTTTAGAAGCGCGTGCTTTATTGAAAGCACTTGTAACCCATCGCGACAGGAGTGCAGGTTTATGTTAAAGCTTAAACAACCTGCTTATTCAAGTGAGCAAGCAATTGAAATGTGTCGCCAAGGAATCACAGGCAATGACAAATTACTGCAAAAAGTGGATAACGACATGCACCTTTTGCAAGCTAGTGCAGTTGGCTATGCCGCGTCAGCCTCTGCAGGAGAACTGTACACTTTACCTTCGACTCCTAATGGACGGGATTGTGACCCAGTTGTTGTTGAGCAGCTAAAGAAATCGGATCTGTTAAAGCTGTATAGCACTTACTTTGTAAAAGAGGGTAAACCTGCCCGCGTAATTTATAATGCCTTGATGGCTGCGGCCAACGAGAAATGTCCTTTTTGCGGTGGTATCGGCCGCCCTCGAAACTTAGATCATTTCCTGCCCAAAGCGCACTACCCACAATTTTCGGTATTGCCGGTCAACTTGGTGCCCTCGTGCAGAGACTGCAACATGGATGGCAAAGGAGAGAACTTTGCCACTAGTGAAGCAGGACAAGTACTTCAACCATATTTGGATAACGAGCGGTATTTCAACGAGCAATGGATATTTGCTCGATATATAGCAGATACAGGCGGTGAACCGGGGGGTATTGAGTACTTCGTTCAACCTCCAGAACATTGGGAGGATACCCAAAAACTTCGAGTGAAAAAACACTTTAATGATTTTAATTTAGACTTGAGGTTCTCAAAAGAGGCTGGCCCAAGGCTGGTTACTTATTTAGCGCAAATTCAAGCTTTGTTGCAAATTCCATTGGAACTTGAGGTGGCAAAAAACACCATTTTGCAGCCCGCAATTGATGCTGCCCCCTTTGTGAACCATTGGGAAAGAATCATGTGTTTAGCACTGATGGCAGAGGTGGTCTGAGTGATAACCTCACATAACAAATCGCTGCTGTCGGATAAACTTTCCGCTGCGCTCCAAATTTGCCGCAAAGCGCGGCGTTATAAAGTGATCTGCACATGGAAATGGAGATTACAAAGAAATGCCAAGTGCGCTAATCGAAGTCCGGCAACAATATTCAAGAGACGTCGAATTAGGGATTATGGAAGCGGTACATGCTGCGCTTCGTGAGAGCTTCAAAATTATGCCTCACGATAGAAATATCCGGCTTTTAGTGCATGAGCCTCACCGGTTTGCATGTCCTCCTGATCGTGAAAACCGGAGTTTTATACTCATATCAGTATTGATTGCTTTGCTGGGCGCTCACTTGATGCAAAAAGAAGTCTTTATCAAGCTATCGTGAATAATCTGGAACCGTTCGGAATTCCCAAAAGCCACGTAAAAATTATGTTGCGCGAAATTACCGCTGAAAATTGGGGGATTCGTGGTGGGCAGGCCGCCTGTGATGTTGAGCTTGGTTTTAAGGTTGATGTGTGATGCTCGCTGTGGTGCTTGGTCCTCCATAAATATTTTTTGCTGGTTCTGACTTAATCCGATGATCCTGAGGTCAGGGCAGGAGAATTGATCTTATGGAAAAATGGATCACGGTGTGTGTTGTTCATACTGGTACATTTCTGACCTGACAAGGCGACGTAAATCGCTGGTAACTTGTCCTTGTAATATGGCAAATCCTTAGCGAGAGCCTGTTATTCGTTGTGAGAACAAGTTGTCATGGCCGTTGTTTTTTTAACCTTCTGGATATCGCGATGCTAATTTCATCAAAACGAACAGCAACACATTATCTCTGGGGTGAGGGCTGTGATGGCTGGCATCTTGCGGCCTCAGAAAAACTCAGTGTCATTCAGGAGTGTGTTCCACGTGGGGCTGCGGAAGTCCGCCACTTGCACACAAAAGCCGAGCAGTTCTTTTATGTTCTTAAAGGTATTGCTACGCTTGAAGTCGCCGGAGTTGTTCACACGTTGAATGCGAATGAAGGGTTTCATGTGTTGGCTGGCGTGCCGCATACGTTGAGTAACCAGCACGAGCAAGAGCTTGAGTTTCTGGTGATTTCAACCCCGCCTAGTCATGGGGATCGCAAGACGGTGTAACTCGGACACCATTGTCGATGTGAAAAGCTGTCCAGGTCTCCCATTTCACACGTGGCAATCAACGATCTGACCTGTCCTGCCCGCTATAAGGAGCAAGGCACGCGTTACTAGTTCGACTGTTTCTTGTTATCGCTGTAAGCACCGGATGTATGACGGCGATCAACTCTGCCGGGCAGATATGGCGTGTCTGTCTCGCTTGTCAACTCACCAGCAAAGATCATATCCTTTCTTCTCTCAATGGTTGTTGTGCTTGTCACATCACCCATTTCAATGCTTTCTATCGGGCTTTTGTCGCGGATCTTCTGAGCGGGATAAATGCTGTTTCTATAAAGCCTCATTTCAGCGGACCATCTGGGTTCGCGCACAAAATTTTACTTCCCACGAAACTGTTTTTTGCCACCTATTTTAACCGCCCACGCTTGTGTTGAGACTATTGCGGCGTTGAATCGTCGCAGACTAAAAGTTTGAGAGGCCGGTGCAGCGAGATATGTATCGGCCTTTTTCGATCTGTTGTGCCACGGTCGGACGGGATGGTTGTTGGCCGTCTCTGATGAGGTTGTGACTGCGAGGAGGACAAAACAAATGCTTTGAAAATTAGTATAACTGTGTTTTACTTATTTTTCTCTATAGTAGACATAAGGAATGTCTCTGATGTGTTATTCCCTGATAAATAGGGTTTTTTGAAAGCATAACGCGGTATTGAAAGTGCTGCCGCTGAAGTTTTTTTGAAAATGGGTAGCAATTGCTTTAAACGCCTGTTTTACGATTCTTTTTTCGTCAACTTTAGGGTGCTGGCTTATCGTATGAAGAAGATTCTTATTCTTGACAAAGACAACGTGACACTGCGTGCCCTGCTTCAGGCATTGCAGCGCTACAGCGATCTTGAAGTGATCGTTGCCAATGAGCGCAGTGATATCAATCGGGGATTGCAGCAATTGGCCATTGATTTGGTCATTACCGATATTGATGGAACAGAAAGCTGCTGTTTTGAGCTGATTGAATCAATTAATCGGTATTTTCCCGAGCTGCCGGTCGATGTGCTCAGTGCTCCTCTTTCCCCGGATCTGGAGGCTCGTCTGGCTGAGTTGCGCATTGCCCGACGATTTACCAAGCCTTTAAAGGCTGATGAAGCCGCTAAAAGAATTCACCAGCAACTGACAAACGGAGCGGTCGGACAGCTCAAGGGCTTGAGTTTGACATCGGTTTTGCAGTTGATGAATGTCGAACACAAGAATTGTGTGCTGACTGTCGAGACGGACACGGAGCATGGTGAGCTTTTCATTCGCGAGGGTGAGATTGTTGCGGCCAAAACGGCGACACTGCGTGGCAAGGACGCGGCATACACCATCATCGCTTGGGACAGTGTGCGGATCGGATTTCAGGATAAGCCTTTCAATGTTGCCCAGGAAATTTCCGAGTCTTTTATGTCTCTGCTTATGGAGGCGCTGCGGTTAAAAGATGAAATGCAGTTGCCACTGGCCAAGCCGCAGGACACTTCGGGTGATGAAGGGCATTCTTTGGTGCAATCCGGGGCAACGACTCTTCTGGAACAGCAGATTGATTCAGTTCTCGAGCCGTTGCCCGGAGTTGTCGAATACTGCCTTTACGATCAAGACAGCAACTTGCGCCTGTTCAAATCACGTCGCCAACAGCCAGTCAAAAACCTTCATCCCGGCCATCTTCAGACGAAAACTGACGACATTGCCCGGCTTCTTCAAGCCGGAAATTTTCAATACATGGTAACCAATGAGGGTCATGGTGTGCGCCATGTCTTTTTTACCTTTGAAGATGTTCCCATCACCGTTGGCTTACGGCGTGAGCAGTCGGTCAAAAAGTTCTTGCAGCAATTTAAATCAAAGTTCGATCCCCCGGCACGATTTTAGGAGAGCGCAATGGAGCAGGCAATTGTCACGTTAAAAAAACTTCCAGGCGTTTTAGGGGTTTGTGTTTATGACGCTGACTTGAAGGTGATGATTAATCGTATGCCGCCTTTTTTGTCGGAGGAGGTCTTGCTTGGCTTAGGTGTGCAGTTGGACGAGGTGATGTCGCTGGCGCGGGAAAAACTGTCTGATGCCAGTGAGATGACGCTTCATTACGATGAAGTGGCTCTGTTCGTTCATACCTTTGCCGATCAATCCATTCTTGTTTTTGGTGAACCTTCCATGAATGGGCGCATGGTGAGTTATTCCCTCAACATGCTGAGTAAACCGAAAATCATTGAGGACGGGGGGAGTGACAAGGTTGCCCCGCCGGAAGTTGCACCGCCACAACCGACGGATTTCAGCGGGGAAATTCCCGAGCTGAAACAGCGGCTGGCAAAAATCATCGGACCGATGGCGGAGATCATTTTCGATGATGCCCTGGATGCCTGGAAACGAGCCGGGGAGGGCTCGTTTGACAGTCTGCTGGAGATGCTTCGCCATGAGATTGATGATGCGCAGAAATACGAGCGTTATCTGGCTTTGTGTGCGGAAACGGTAGAAAGAATACGCCAGATGGAGCAACCGCGTGGCTAGGGTGACCGATTTCATCACGGCGTTGAGTGCTCTGTCCGGTGTTGATGGCTACGTATTGGCCCAGAGCAATGGACAGATTCTTTCGCACAATCTCACGGATGCGGTTTCTTACTTGCCCTGGGCAAAAACGCTGATCCAGCGCTGCACATTATTATCCGCCGGCCTTAACAACGATCCGTTCAGAGGTGTGTCGTTTCAGTCCGCAGGCCGTTTCATTCATCTTTTTCCGATCCGGCAGTATCACCTTGTCGTACTACAACCCGGTGGCAGTACCAACCCGCAGCTTTTCCAGCACATAGAGGCTCTGATTCAAGAGACGGTGGAGCGTGGCTAAATCCTTCGTGATCAAAGGGGATGATAATGGAGATGACAACTGAAAAAACAGGGCGGCTCCCGGCGGTTTTATCGGGTGTAAAAGTTCGTTCCAGCCGCAGGGCAAAGGTGAAAGTCATGCTCGTGATGTGCTCGATGCTGGCGCTGATGGTCACACCCGGTATTGGCAAAGCGGACACACTGCAGTCGGCTCTTGATCGTAACACCTATCTTTGGGCGCAGCAGTGTCGCGACGAGGTTGTCAGTCAGTTCGAGTTGTTGCTTACTTCGGGGCGGTTAACCGTCGGCCAGCTTTTTGACACGTTTTACATTCCGATCCCCAATACCAACCCGCAGAAATATCGCACCCAGTACGATACTTTGAGTGATGAGATTTTGCGGCCGATCCTCGATAAATATTTGGCAAAAGATCCACATCTGGTGTTTTGCATCGCCGTGGACCGCAACGGCTATCTGCCTACGCATAATACGCGCTTTGCCCAGCCTTTGACCGGTGATGCCGAGGTTGACAGCGTGAAAAATCGGACCAAGAGGATTTTCAATGATCGCACCGGTCTGGCGGCGGCGCGGAATCAGCAGCCCTATCTGTTGCAGCGTTACAGCCGTGATACCGGCGAACAGATGTCCGATCTTTCTATTCCGATCACCATCAGTAACCGTCATTGGGGTGCCATACGCATTGGCTATAAAACAAACTGAAGTGACTTTCTAGAATGAAGATCTACGTTTAATTCAGATATCATGGGGGGATCATGTTTAAAAAAATCAGTGTAAAAGTAACCGTTTATGTTAATGTCCTGCTGTTGATCGTCATGGTTGTCGGGGCCTGGTTCATC is from Desulfuromonas acetoxidans DSM 684 and encodes:
- the katG gene encoding catalase/peroxidase HPI yields the protein MSGESKCPVTGKSSRMVAGGGTTNQDWWPNQLNLDILHQQSSKSDPMGADFNYADEFKKLDLSSVKEDLYQLMTDSQEWWPADYGHYGGLMIRMAWHSAGTYRMGDGRGGGGNGNQRFAPLNSWPDNVNLDKARRLLWPIKQKYGKQISWADLIILAGNCALECMGFKTFGFAGGREDIWEPEKDIYWGAEKEWLATSDKPDSRYSGERDLDNPLAAVQMGLIYVNPEGPDGNPDPVASGKDVRETFARMAMNDEETVALVAGGHTFGKCHGAGDPSHVGPEPEAAPLEEQGLGWKSSFGCGKAGDAITSGIEGAWKPNPTTWDMGYLKVLFKYEWELVKSPAGANQWLAKDVDDEDMVEDAVDPSKKVRPMMTTADLSLKFDPIYEPIARDYLANPEKFADAFARAWFKLTHRDMGPRSRYLGPEVPEEDLIWQDPVPAVDHPLIDDADIASLKAAILSTGLSVAELVSTAWASASTFRGSDKRGGANGARIRLAPQKDWEVNQPKILDAVLQKLGSVQQQFNAAQAGNKKVSLADLIVLGGCAAVEQAARVAGCPVTVPFSPGRTDATAEQTDVEAFAVLEPVADGFRNYLQRTFSVNAEELLIDKAQLLNLTAPEMTVLIGGLRVLGGNYGESSHGFFTAQPGKLTNDFFINLLDMKTVWNPTVDKNVFEGRDRASGELKWTGSRIDLVFGANSQLRALAEVYGCEDSQEKFVNDFVRAWNKVMNLDRFDLS
- a CDS encoding HNH endonuclease; protein product: MLKLKQPAYSSEQAIEMCRQGITGNDKLLQKVDNDMHLLQASAVGYAASASAGELYTLPSTPNGRDCDPVVVEQLKKSDLLKLYSTYFVKEGKPARVIYNALMAAANEKCPFCGGIGRPRNLDHFLPKAHYPQFSVLPVNLVPSCRDCNMDGKGENFATSEAGQVLQPYLDNERYFNEQWIFARYIADTGGEPGGIEYFVQPPEHWEDTQKLRVKKHFNDFNLDLRFSKEAGPRLVTYLAQIQALLQIPLELEVAKNTILQPAIDAAPFVNHWERIMCLALMAEVV
- a CDS encoding cupin domain-containing protein, which translates into the protein MLISSKRTATHYLWGEGCDGWHLAASEKLSVIQECVPRGAAEVRHLHTKAEQFFYVLKGIATLEVAGVVHTLNANEGFHVLAGVPHTLSNQHEQELEFLVISTPPSHGDRKTV
- a CDS encoding DUF4388 domain-containing protein; this translates as MKKILILDKDNVTLRALLQALQRYSDLEVIVANERSDINRGLQQLAIDLVITDIDGTESCCFELIESINRYFPELPVDVLSAPLSPDLEARLAELRIARRFTKPLKADEAAKRIHQQLTNGAVGQLKGLSLTSVLQLMNVEHKNCVLTVETDTEHGELFIREGEIVAAKTATLRGKDAAYTIIAWDSVRIGFQDKPFNVAQEISESFMSLLMEALRLKDEMQLPLAKPQDTSGDEGHSLVQSGATTLLEQQIDSVLEPLPGVVEYCLYDQDSNLRLFKSRRQQPVKNLHPGHLQTKTDDIARLLQAGNFQYMVTNEGHGVRHVFFTFEDVPITVGLRREQSVKKFLQQFKSKFDPPARF